One Pararhizobium sp. IMCC3301 DNA segment encodes these proteins:
- a CDS encoding sulfatase, with protein MPTINRPNLLLIVCRGLNAQDLTEFGAVTPALSALAATGRSFDCDLPDPRSGPVRATLMTGRWPQSHGLWADGAVLPLREELVSQVLANAGYDCGLVGSSHLAPVAGWRTEARRDADGFRVWNWAHGPAHRARQNAYIASLKSRDPDTHDRLFPTQGNPDEQQPDPSLVAALAALPEGSGFNNWVSDSSIDFIDTQRPAGQPWLLVAGFQIVGNRNADALAKLDTGVGHLVSALEDRQLSGDTLIVLTADTASAGGRTSSDLQVPLILNWPGRLPDGPATNASPVDIAPSFCAAAGLPPRPRHQGRSLLDDHVASGHESITTFREGTRARLTRGTTAITLGKYRLVLGHGDAAGETALYDLEQDPDERDNIAADPAHCDLIEAMTDRLLAALCAREDRSQPRLGGF; from the coding sequence ATGCCGACGATTAACCGTCCGAACCTGTTGCTGATCGTCTGTCGCGGACTGAACGCGCAGGACCTGACAGAGTTCGGGGCGGTAACCCCTGCGCTGTCGGCCCTTGCTGCAACGGGCCGCAGCTTCGACTGCGATTTACCCGATCCGCGCTCTGGCCCGGTCCGTGCGACGCTGATGACGGGGCGCTGGCCCCAATCCCACGGACTTTGGGCGGATGGGGCAGTCTTGCCGTTGCGCGAAGAACTGGTTTCCCAGGTTCTGGCCAATGCGGGATATGATTGCGGTCTGGTCGGTTCAAGCCATCTTGCCCCGGTCGCCGGGTGGCGTACCGAAGCACGACGCGATGCGGACGGCTTCCGGGTCTGGAACTGGGCGCACGGTCCGGCGCATCGTGCCCGGCAGAACGCCTATATCGCGTCGTTGAAATCCCGTGACCCCGATACCCATGACCGCCTTTTCCCGACCCAGGGCAACCCTGATGAGCAACAACCCGATCCGTCTCTGGTCGCCGCATTGGCGGCCCTTCCCGAAGGTTCTGGCTTCAACAATTGGGTTTCGGACAGTTCAATCGACTTCATCGATACGCAGCGCCCGGCGGGTCAGCCCTGGTTGCTGGTCGCTGGATTTCAAATCGTTGGAAATCGCAACGCGGACGCTCTGGCAAAGCTGGACACAGGCGTAGGGCACCTAGTGTCCGCGCTCGAAGATCGCCAATTGAGCGGCGACACGTTGATCGTTCTGACCGCGGATACTGCGAGCGCTGGCGGCCGAACCTCTTCCGATCTTCAGGTGCCCCTCATCCTGAATTGGCCGGGTCGTTTGCCCGATGGCCCCGCGACCAATGCCAGCCCGGTTGATATCGCCCCTAGCTTTTGCGCCGCGGCCGGTCTTCCACCGCGCCCCCGCCATCAAGGGCGCTCGCTTCTGGACGATCACGTTGCGAGCGGCCACGAAAGCATCACGACCTTCCGCGAAGGTACCCGTGCGCGCCTGACACGCGGAACAACGGCAATCACCCTGGGCAAATACCGGCTGGTCCTCGGCCATGGCGATGCGGCCGGCGAAACCGCCCTGTACGATCTGGAACAGGACCCGGACGAGCGCGATAACATTGCAGCCGACCCGGCGCATTGCGACCTGATCGAGGCCATGACCGACCGCCTGCTTGCCGCGCTTTGTGCCCGCGAAGATCGCAGTCAGCCGCGTCTTGGCGGCTTTTGA
- a CDS encoding carbohydrate ABC transporter permease, protein MANLHKATADLENGYVRMLLPALLAVAAFAIVPLVGMFGLSLTDYNLINGWSGNFGIDNFLRLWDDRRFVNSVYVLAALSGFGVAFQVLLGTAIAVGLQKIVSNWKLARGLFLIPYAVPHIAVALVWLSLFTPTLSPINAFFDIFGMTVPAMLTTQNGAIAAIVIADTWATYPFVMLLILAALNGISDDLDEAAALDGASRIQTFFYITLPLLMPALLMVTLFRFIDSLKHFPLIFVMTKGGPGRSTQVTNFYAYVQTFQNSNVAYGATIAVFLFVFAAIVSFYVARMNTRLTDA, encoded by the coding sequence ATGGCAAATTTACACAAAGCAACAGCCGATTTGGAGAATGGCTATGTGCGAATGCTGCTGCCCGCACTTTTAGCGGTCGCGGCATTCGCCATTGTTCCTCTGGTCGGCATGTTCGGCCTGTCCCTGACAGATTACAATCTGATCAACGGCTGGAGCGGCAACTTCGGGATCGACAACTTCCTGCGCCTTTGGGACGACCGGCGCTTTGTGAATTCCGTCTATGTCCTCGCCGCGCTCAGTGGCTTCGGTGTTGCTTTCCAGGTCTTGCTTGGAACTGCCATTGCCGTCGGCCTGCAAAAGATCGTATCGAACTGGAAACTGGCACGAGGGTTGTTCCTCATCCCCTACGCAGTTCCGCACATCGCCGTCGCGCTGGTCTGGCTGTCCCTGTTCACGCCGACGCTATCCCCGATCAACGCCTTTTTCGACATCTTCGGGATGACCGTTCCGGCAATGCTGACAACCCAAAACGGGGCAATCGCCGCCATAGTCATTGCCGACACATGGGCAACCTACCCCTTTGTCATGTTGCTGATCCTGGCGGCATTGAACGGAATTTCGGACGATCTGGACGAGGCAGCAGCGCTGGACGGTGCCTCGCGCATCCAGACCTTCTTTTATATCACCCTGCCGTTGCTGATGCCTGCGCTGTTGATGGTCACATTGTTCCGCTTCATTGATTCGCTCAAACACTTTCCGCTGATTTTCGTGATGACCAAAGGCGGGCCGGGCCGGTCGACCCAGGTGACGAACTTCTATGCCTATGTGCAGACATTCCAGAATTCCAACGTGGCTTATGGAGCCACGATTGCAGTATTCCTGTTCGTATTTGCCGCCATCGTCAGCTTCTACGTGGCCCGCATGAACACAAGGCTAACCGATGCGTGA
- a CDS encoding DUF1127 domain-containing protein translates to MAGRYHEWAHRREVYQTTFHELTHCSDRELADISIARCDIPRIAAEAARMASGGHSR, encoded by the coding sequence ATGGCCGGACGGTACCATGAATGGGCGCACCGGCGGGAGGTCTACCAGACAACTTTCCACGAATTGACGCACTGTTCAGATCGCGAACTCGCCGACATATCCATCGCTCGATGCGACATTCCGCGAATTGCCGCTGAAGCTGCACGGATGGCGTCCGGGGGACACTCGCGATGA
- a CDS encoding sugar ABC transporter substrate-binding protein — translation MKLTRRSTLQGLAATAAALAAPTQLRAQTTEINVMLFGHPYTNGLKNIAGDFEAETGIRANVDVVGQDVFESRINLSFTGGSSDIDVVHTPAIQMQKWIAAGWLAPMTDYLPEMAGKDDILAGPLDTYLFKGDYWGMPFSAGTGMLTYRKDLLEAAGKSVPDTWEQMLDVAAAVHSDDVAAIALRAAPGQGFNMFIFPMIMRAYGGKFFADYTNQDLTPAINSPETLEALKIYIKLLNDYGPEGAGTFNFPEIIAGMQNGKIAMTVEGTGVVSQLIDPAKSKFAENMGIALPPGGPAGRSPAIAVHGLGIPSSSSNADAAARFISWATSTETVRKITLNEPFVDFVNGSLADDADVAGKYGAFQPDLLKVRVEALNLAIGHYRPLLPNWVEIGSAVGENINGALNGLMSPEEALQMAQDEMNTIMGL, via the coding sequence ATGAAACTGACAAGAAGAAGCACACTACAGGGGCTGGCCGCAACCGCGGCGGCGCTGGCTGCACCGACGCAATTGCGCGCCCAAACCACCGAAATCAATGTCATGTTGTTCGGGCATCCTTACACCAACGGCCTGAAGAATATTGCAGGCGATTTCGAGGCTGAAACCGGCATCCGCGCAAATGTCGACGTCGTCGGTCAGGATGTCTTCGAAAGCCGGATCAATCTTTCGTTTACCGGAGGAAGCAGCGACATCGATGTTGTCCACACACCTGCGATCCAGATGCAGAAATGGATTGCCGCCGGCTGGCTGGCACCGATGACGGATTACCTGCCCGAAATGGCCGGAAAGGATGATATCCTTGCCGGTCCGCTGGATACATACCTGTTCAAGGGCGATTACTGGGGCATGCCGTTCAGCGCCGGCACGGGCATGTTGACCTATCGCAAGGATCTGCTGGAGGCGGCCGGAAAATCCGTGCCCGATACCTGGGAGCAAATGCTCGATGTCGCGGCGGCTGTTCATTCCGACGACGTGGCCGCCATCGCTCTGCGTGCGGCGCCCGGCCAGGGCTTCAACATGTTCATTTTCCCGATGATCATGCGGGCCTATGGCGGCAAGTTCTTTGCGGACTATACCAATCAGGACCTGACCCCTGCGATCAATTCGCCCGAGACGCTGGAAGCTCTGAAAATCTATATCAAGCTTCTCAACGACTACGGGCCGGAGGGTGCCGGAACATTCAACTTTCCGGAAATCATCGCGGGCATGCAAAACGGCAAGATTGCCATGACCGTAGAGGGTACCGGCGTCGTCAGTCAGCTCATTGATCCGGCGAAAAGCAAATTCGCCGAGAATATGGGCATTGCTCTGCCGCCCGGGGGGCCTGCAGGCCGCTCACCCGCGATAGCGGTGCACGGGCTGGGCATACCCTCAAGTTCGAGCAACGCCGACGCAGCAGCCCGGTTCATCAGCTGGGCGACCAGCACCGAGACCGTGCGCAAGATCACTCTGAACGAACCGTTTGTGGATTTCGTCAACGGCTCGCTGGCCGACGATGCCGATGTTGCAGGGAAATACGGAGCATTTCAGCCCGACCTGCTGAAAGTTCGCGTCGAGGCGCTGAACCTGGCCATCGGGCATTACCGTCCGCTTTTGCCGAACTGGGTCGAAATTGGATCGGCGGTGGGCGAAAACATCAATGGCGCGCTCAACGGGCTGATGTCGCCTGAGGAGGCACTGCAGATGGCGCAGGACGAGATGAACACCATCATGGGGCTTTAA
- a CDS encoding sulfatase produces MSDRPNIVFILTDQQRYDSIRALGFPHVDTPNLDRLVNEGTSFDRTYVTAPSCSPSRASLFSGTYPHTNGVFRNDEAWNYCWVQSLNSTGYHCVNVGKMHTWPVEGAFGFHERHVTENKDRAHPNLPFYLDNWDKAIWSQGYEKPSRQTYRHLPDYSERLGSFIWELPKNLHPDVFVPQTACMWLDRYTGEEPFFLQVGIPGPHPPYDPLQSYLDRYEDRELPMPIRDYDLDSQPKPIRELRRNHLDNDHDAVVHLENPTDEQMRRQRAHYYANVTMIDEQVGQIVEALERRGVLENTIIIFSSDHGDCLNDHGHSQKWNMYEQSVHVPAILWGPGIPAGRRISDLVSLMDLGPTILELGGVEPPSWMEAQSLCPYFRDTPPPRRDCVFAEHASDAILTGTAFISMVLVGDWKLVHFIDSDEGQLFDLSSDPGERRNRWDDPECVDKKNQLVGRLLTWRIESDIKTQTFRNALSGTESRRA; encoded by the coding sequence ATGAGTGATCGCCCGAACATCGTCTTCATTCTGACCGATCAACAGCGCTACGATTCAATCCGCGCTCTTGGCTTTCCGCATGTCGATACGCCCAATCTGGACCGGTTGGTCAATGAAGGCACGAGTTTTGATCGTACATATGTCACCGCACCATCATGCAGCCCATCGCGCGCATCCCTGTTCTCGGGAACGTATCCGCACACCAATGGCGTCTTTCGCAACGACGAGGCCTGGAATTACTGTTGGGTGCAGTCCCTGAACTCGACCGGTTATCACTGCGTCAATGTCGGCAAAATGCATACCTGGCCGGTTGAGGGCGCTTTCGGGTTTCACGAACGCCATGTCACCGAAAACAAGGATCGGGCGCATCCCAACCTGCCATTCTATCTGGACAACTGGGACAAGGCGATCTGGTCGCAAGGCTATGAAAAACCCAGCCGGCAAACCTACAGACATCTCCCGGATTACTCAGAACGCCTTGGATCCTTTATCTGGGAGTTGCCCAAGAACCTGCACCCTGATGTTTTTGTACCGCAGACGGCCTGCATGTGGTTGGACCGCTATACAGGCGAAGAGCCGTTCTTCCTGCAAGTCGGAATACCCGGTCCTCATCCCCCGTATGACCCGTTGCAATCCTATCTTGATCGCTACGAAGACCGGGAACTGCCGATGCCGATCCGCGACTACGATCTGGACAGCCAGCCAAAGCCGATCAGGGAACTCCGCCGCAACCACCTTGACAATGACCATGATGCGGTGGTCCATCTTGAAAATCCGACAGACGAGCAGATGCGGCGCCAGAGGGCGCATTATTATGCAAACGTCACTATGATCGATGAGCAGGTCGGACAGATTGTCGAAGCGCTGGAGCGGCGCGGCGTTCTGGAAAACACGATTATCATCTTTTCATCGGACCACGGCGATTGTCTGAACGATCACGGCCATTCCCAGAAGTGGAACATGTATGAGCAATCGGTGCATGTGCCTGCCATTCTCTGGGGTCCAGGCATTCCGGCCGGGCGCAGAATCAGCGATCTTGTGTCGCTGATGGATCTCGGACCGACAATCCTCGAGTTAGGCGGTGTCGAACCTCCCAGCTGGATGGAAGCGCAATCCTTGTGCCCCTATTTCCGGGACACGCCGCCACCACGGCGTGACTGTGTATTTGCAGAGCATGCGAGCGACGCCATCCTGACCGGCACCGCCTTTATTTCCATGGTCCTCGTCGGAGATTGGAAGTTGGTCCATTTTATCGACAGCGACGAAGGACAGCTCTTCGATCTTTCGAGCGACCCCGGTGAGCGGCGCAATCGATGGGACGACCCTGAATGCGTGGACAAGAAAAACCAACTTGTGGGACGATTACTGACCTGGCGGATTGAAAGCGATATCAAGACGCAAACCTTTCGCAACGCGCTTTCAGGCACCGAAAGCAGGCGCGCCTGA
- a CDS encoding GNAT family N-acetyltransferase, giving the protein MRTADSLPDYRPFRRSGKGVIFTHTDGTSVFVRGLGPADIRAYGAHLLRLSSEDRRARFNATLTDSGIQRHVDRLGWSETLLFGVYVDGVLRGAAEFIEIRKSRDCEIALSVETAYQHHAIGRILMATLLVCGSLLGLERMKLYFRNDNVQMRNLAREFGARMTPSPDFVEAEITTSRTEIVTA; this is encoded by the coding sequence ATGCGTACCGCTGACAGTCTCCCGGATTACCGCCCTTTCAGACGATCCGGAAAGGGTGTGATCTTCACTCACACCGATGGAACCTCGGTCTTTGTTCGTGGACTGGGGCCTGCTGACATCCGTGCCTATGGCGCTCATCTGTTACGTTTGTCATCGGAAGACCGGCGTGCGCGATTTAACGCAACCCTGACAGATTCAGGGATACAAAGACACGTCGACAGGTTGGGATGGAGCGAAACGCTGCTTTTCGGCGTCTATGTGGACGGAGTATTACGCGGAGCCGCGGAGTTTATTGAGATCCGGAAAAGTCGCGATTGCGAGATCGCACTGTCCGTCGAAACGGCCTACCAGCACCATGCCATTGGCAGAATATTGATGGCGACGCTTCTGGTGTGCGGCTCGTTACTTGGACTTGAGAGGATGAAGTTGTATTTCCGTAACGACAATGTTCAGATGCGCAACCTGGCGCGTGAGTTTGGTGCCAGGATGACGCCTTCTCCAGATTTCGTCGAAGCGGAAATCACCACCTCCCGAACCGAGATTGTCACAGCATGA
- a CDS encoding MarR family transcriptional regulator yields MQVLEYLMAAGSRPVKQVEIARDCGIAPATLNRIVQALSERGYVFRTSEKYCVPNFRLERTVPMSEQYREFLEREITSLAHDLGVSAEGVVVAGNELLWLSCKPHPNPDVQIRAKVGFRRGLYELDALSQLYLAQVPENELVDRFFLEGFYTTEFDGVRRMRMLSEADARALIKSAAGIEVAADDAPNHQGIRRFATAVTRPDGEFLHLISIADKVCPDGDQARLAERYRERLSETRERLCARISAEFDPQAQKYVSLAQSSAM; encoded by the coding sequence TTGCAGGTACTCGAATACCTGATGGCGGCTGGATCGCGCCCGGTCAAGCAAGTCGAGATTGCGCGCGATTGCGGGATCGCGCCGGCCACTTTGAACCGCATCGTTCAAGCACTGTCGGAGCGCGGTTATGTGTTCCGCACCAGCGAGAAATACTGTGTCCCCAATTTTCGGCTGGAGCGGACGGTTCCCATGTCCGAGCAGTATCGTGAGTTTCTCGAGCGGGAAATCACTTCTCTGGCCCACGACCTCGGCGTGTCTGCCGAAGGCGTAGTGGTTGCCGGGAACGAATTGCTTTGGCTGTCCTGTAAACCTCACCCGAATCCGGATGTCCAGATCCGCGCGAAGGTAGGATTTCGCCGGGGTCTTTACGAACTTGATGCGCTTTCGCAGCTTTATCTCGCTCAGGTTCCGGAAAACGAACTGGTCGATCGCTTTTTCCTCGAAGGGTTCTATACAACCGAGTTCGATGGCGTTCGCCGCATGCGGATGTTGAGCGAGGCGGACGCGCGCGCGTTGATCAAGAGCGCCGCTGGCATCGAGGTCGCGGCTGATGACGCGCCCAATCACCAGGGTATCCGACGCTTTGCCACAGCAGTCACGCGCCCGGATGGCGAATTCCTGCACTTGATCTCAATCGCCGACAAGGTCTGCCCCGACGGTGACCAAGCGAGGTTGGCCGAACGGTATCGCGAGCGCCTTTCAGAGACGAGAGAGCGGCTTTGCGCCAGGATTTCCGCAGAATTTGACCCGCAGGCGCAAAAATACGTCAGTCTGGCTCAATCCTCAGCAATGTAG
- a CDS encoding MATE family efflux transporter, producing MSDTPANTFLDGPLGFTYFKTALPIIFVTEMSGLLAVADALFLGYYVGPDALAAVTLMFPIYMLIVALATLVSSGMSSLLARYLGGNRLAEARGVFAGAHGLALALGAVLILLFLLFGPTVVTLAASGSEDLAQMGLVYLRITVLFSPLLFLLSVNSDTLRNEGRVGFMAVMSLLVSLANIGFNYVLIALLDMGVAGSAYGTAMAQVLAFAIIVAFRIRGSTELRMSALVQHSLTHSWGRMLALGAPQSLNFIGIALVSAAIMAALQIVHSPIYESTVSAYGIITRVMTFVFLPLLGLSQAMQTITGNNFGAGRWQRSNSSLKIAVCAAFVYCASIQLVLTVFSAQIGQAFVDDLIVVAEVARILPIIVVLFFVAGPLMMIATYFQAIGDAGRAALLGFSKPYLFALPLTFILTFTIGEIGIWTAGPAAEMMLLILTGAVLARTAQRQSLRWGVLHGISEETP from the coding sequence ATGTCCGACACCCCAGCTAATACGTTTCTTGATGGACCTTTGGGGTTCACTTATTTCAAGACAGCGCTTCCGATCATTTTCGTGACAGAAATGAGTGGGCTGCTGGCTGTCGCTGATGCTTTGTTTTTGGGTTACTATGTTGGACCGGATGCCCTGGCTGCGGTCACACTTATGTTTCCAATCTATATGCTGATCGTTGCGCTTGCTACTTTGGTATCCAGCGGCATGTCTAGTCTGTTGGCCCGCTACCTCGGCGGCAATCGTCTGGCCGAAGCTCGTGGCGTATTTGCAGGCGCACATGGTTTGGCACTGGCACTTGGGGCTGTACTGATCCTGCTTTTCCTGCTTTTCGGTCCGACAGTCGTCACATTGGCTGCGAGTGGGTCAGAAGACCTGGCGCAGATGGGGCTGGTTTATCTGCGGATCACAGTGTTGTTTTCACCGCTCCTGTTCTTGTTGTCTGTCAATTCAGACACCTTGCGAAATGAAGGACGGGTCGGTTTCATGGCTGTGATGAGCCTGCTGGTTTCGCTGGCAAATATCGGGTTCAACTATGTGCTGATTGCACTGCTGGATATGGGTGTCGCTGGATCAGCATACGGCACGGCGATGGCGCAGGTGCTCGCCTTTGCGATCATCGTGGCATTTCGGATTCGAGGATCAACCGAGTTGCGCATGTCAGCACTTGTTCAGCATAGCTTGACCCATTCATGGGGTCGCATGCTTGCCCTGGGGGCCCCGCAAAGCCTGAACTTTATTGGCATAGCACTTGTGTCTGCCGCGATCATGGCTGCGCTGCAAATTGTCCACAGCCCAATCTATGAAAGCACAGTTTCAGCTTACGGCATCATCACACGGGTTATGACCTTTGTCTTTTTACCGCTTCTGGGCCTGTCCCAAGCGATGCAGACGATCACCGGGAACAACTTTGGGGCGGGGCGGTGGCAACGGTCGAACAGCAGTCTGAAGATCGCGGTATGCGCGGCTTTTGTTTACTGCGCCTCCATACAACTTGTATTGACAGTCTTTTCTGCGCAGATTGGGCAGGCTTTTGTGGATGATCTTATCGTCGTTGCAGAGGTCGCCCGCATCCTGCCTATCATTGTCGTTTTATTTTTCGTGGCTGGCCCACTCATGATGATCGCAACCTATTTTCAGGCAATTGGAGACGCAGGCCGCGCCGCTCTTTTGGGCTTTTCCAAGCCCTATTTGTTCGCACTCCCGCTGACCTTTATTTTAACGTTCACCATAGGAGAGATTGGCATCTGGACCGCTGGCCCAGCCGCAGAAATGATGTTGCTTATTCTGACCGGCGCGGTGCTGGCGCGCACAGCACAGCGCCAATCGTTGCGTTGGGGCGTATTGCATGGGATTTCGGAGGAAACTCCATGA
- a CDS encoding sulfatase → MSDRPNILFLCTDQQRWNSLTCYGAIGASTPNLDRLAAQGARFENCYVQNPICGPSRASLFTGMYVRNHGEWANGVALPQDRKMFTRVLADTGYDCGMVGKQHLAPCDSWQTEPRRDDGYRVWEWSHGKNHRSVQNAYHTWLRQQYPQVFAQTFPDKGANENTHIANMSRTGTPIDEVPPECHYTHWIAERSIDFITTPRKADEPFCLVANFFDPHHPFGVPQAYRDRIDAAKIPPPQIAPSEFESKPAPHRTYSQTSYGGEAPGFQDYTAEEIAEIRAVYYAMITFIDDEVGRILDALEASGQADNTLVIFTSDHGEILGDHAQLMKGPMMYDAAIRVPLLMRWPDRIAPGQVIGDLVQWIDLSATCLDVAGARPMDQQQGASLMPLALGQAIDWRDWALCEYRDSGIAEAPAIHTTMFRTEDWKLVLWHGEPATSRPGEGELYNLAADPHELENLYDLPEHRAKRRAMKRYLIDVLAETDPRSAQRHHKA, encoded by the coding sequence ATGTCCGACCGTCCGAATATTCTGTTTCTCTGTACAGATCAGCAACGCTGGAACAGCCTGACATGCTACGGCGCTATTGGTGCCAGCACGCCAAACCTTGACAGGCTGGCGGCGCAAGGTGCGCGGTTTGAAAACTGTTATGTGCAGAATCCGATTTGCGGACCCTCGCGCGCATCGCTCTTCACCGGAATGTATGTCCGAAATCACGGCGAATGGGCCAATGGCGTTGCGCTGCCCCAGGACCGCAAGATGTTCACCCGCGTTCTGGCCGACACTGGATATGATTGCGGAATGGTGGGCAAACAGCACCTCGCGCCCTGCGACAGCTGGCAGACCGAACCCCGGCGCGATGACGGTTATCGTGTCTGGGAATGGTCGCACGGCAAGAACCACCGGTCCGTTCAGAACGCCTATCACACCTGGTTGCGGCAACAATATCCGCAGGTATTCGCGCAAACATTTCCCGACAAAGGGGCAAACGAGAACACCCATATAGCGAACATGTCGCGCACCGGCACCCCGATCGACGAGGTGCCTCCAGAGTGCCATTACACCCATTGGATCGCGGAACGCTCAATCGATTTCATCACCACGCCCCGTAAGGCAGACGAACCCTTTTGCCTGGTCGCAAATTTCTTTGACCCGCATCATCCATTTGGCGTGCCACAGGCCTATCGAGACAGGATCGACGCCGCGAAAATTCCGCCGCCGCAAATCGCGCCGAGCGAATTTGAGTCCAAACCGGCCCCGCACCGTACCTATTCGCAGACCTCCTATGGCGGTGAGGCACCGGGTTTTCAGGATTACACAGCCGAAGAGATCGCCGAGATCCGGGCTGTGTATTACGCCATGATCACTTTCATCGATGACGAGGTCGGGCGCATTCTGGACGCGCTTGAAGCCAGCGGACAGGCAGACAATACCCTCGTTATCTTCACCTCGGATCACGGCGAGATTCTGGGCGATCACGCGCAGCTGATGAAGGGGCCGATGATGTATGATGCGGCCATCCGGGTTCCCCTGTTGATGCGTTGGCCGGATCGCATCGCCCCGGGCCAAGTGATTGGCGATCTGGTGCAATGGATAGACCTGTCGGCGACATGTCTTGATGTCGCCGGCGCACGTCCAATGGATCAGCAGCAGGGCGCCTCGCTGATGCCGCTGGCCCTGGGCCAGGCCATCGACTGGCGGGATTGGGCATTGTGCGAATACAGGGACTCAGGCATTGCCGAGGCCCCTGCGATTCACACCACCATGTTCCGAACAGAAGACTGGAAGCTCGTTCTCTGGCATGGCGAACCAGCGACATCCCGGCCCGGCGAGGGTGAGCTTTATAACCTTGCTGCCGATCCGCATGAGCTTGAGAATCTGTATGACCTGCCCGAACACCGCGCAAAACGGCGCGCCATGAAGCGGTATTTGATCGACGTGCTGGCCGAAACCGACCCGCGAAGCGCACAACGACACCACAAGGCATAA
- a CDS encoding carbohydrate ABC transporter permease yields MRDPSVAFRLKKSFGILMMLTFLAFALVPVLWVLILSLRPATALFEPIWDSPTELTFSNFGSIFRSDFPRAFLNSLIAAGASTALSMLVGIPAGFSLAKSRMQGKFGASWMLLLLRMAPPVGFVIPMFLVYVNTGLIDTYTGLTIAYMTLTMPLVVWSMWTTFSQIPDELIESALMDGASLGKALFFVALPAARPGAVAAAILSFLIAWNDFFYALVITRRDTVTAPVSIMNFISFDSVDWGSIAVASICVTLPTIPVMIVANRYIVHSLSGAVKG; encoded by the coding sequence ATGCGTGATCCCAGCGTTGCATTTCGCCTCAAGAAGTCGTTTGGCATCCTGATGATGCTGACCTTTCTGGCGTTCGCCCTTGTTCCGGTACTTTGGGTGCTGATCCTTTCGCTACGGCCGGCCACTGCCCTGTTCGAGCCGATCTGGGACTCGCCGACGGAGCTTACGTTCTCCAACTTCGGGTCGATCTTCCGCTCGGACTTCCCGCGGGCCTTTCTGAACAGTCTCATCGCCGCGGGCGCTTCGACCGCCCTTTCGATGCTGGTCGGAATTCCTGCCGGATTTTCATTGGCCAAGAGCCGCATGCAGGGAAAGTTCGGTGCCTCCTGGATGCTTCTGCTACTGAGGATGGCACCGCCGGTCGGCTTCGTCATCCCCATGTTCCTGGTCTATGTAAACACGGGCCTGATCGACACCTATACCGGTCTGACCATCGCTTACATGACGCTGACGATGCCACTGGTGGTCTGGTCAATGTGGACGACCTTTTCCCAGATCCCGGACGAATTGATCGAAAGCGCGCTGATGGATGGGGCATCGCTTGGCAAGGCGCTGTTTTTCGTGGCCCTGCCCGCGGCCCGGCCCGGCGCGGTAGCGGCTGCAATTCTGAGCTTTCTGATTGCCTGGAATGACTTCTTCTACGCACTTGTCATTACCCGGCGCGATACGGTGACGGCACCTGTGTCGATCATGAATTTCATTTCATTCGACAGCGTCGACTGGGGTTCCATCGCCGTAGCGTCAATCTGCGTCACATTGCCGACGATCCCCGTGATGATTGTAGCCAACCGTTACATCGTGCACTCTCTGAGTGGTGCCGTTAAAGGATAG